In Lodderomyces elongisporus chromosome 1, complete sequence, the DNA window tttctccatACCCTGTTAATTCGTGGTACAAAGGCAATGTGTACGCTGTGTACGCTGTGTACGCTTAACGCAGTACCTGAATTAGAATTAAGTCAAGCATTTAATCAGATGCATTCCAGTATTGAGAAACTAAACAAGTTCTGAACGAGCAATTTCTCAAGAATAAACTAAGCATCAATTAAGCATTAATTAAGCATGAAACATACTCAATGTCAAGCAAAAGAATTCTTGAGGCATTAAtggttttctttatcaCTTCTCGACTCTCTACTACCCTGTGGCTTCAAGATAGTGGTACATATTTCATCGCTGGCTTTTCTTGATAAATACGAACAAGGGtaccttttttatttataaatgtatgtatgtatacatatacatttacaCATACATTTACACATACATTTACACATACAtgtatttaattttttttttctttttcgatGCAAGTTTGCATCCATGTAAATATATTTCtgtatatctatatatataagaaCATCTTCATCCCTTCCATCCCCTTCACCATTTCCAACTTTGTTCTCATCTACATTCCATTTGACTTTCCCATTAAGCCATTATCTGGTAGTTTAAGTCACCAGTATATACTTGAACTCCCCATCTGCAGGGCCAAATTAATACAAGggggaaaaacaaaagtttcATGTCCATCCTTCAACTCACCCAAGTCTATCTTTTCATCAGTTTTAATCACTAATTTGCATTTTCCTTCGTTCATATTCAATTCATTGTGTCTGCCTCGGATCCAAGGTTACCATACAAACTTTTTAATCGACTTTACTAATACTCtctcttattcttttttattttattattattattaaaatAATTATATTTGCATAATCATacacaaaaataaaacactATGGATATAGACGCCAATTGTTGCACATCTTGTCATGAAAACCCCAGGCTAAGTAAAGGATCGGACTACGCAGAAGAATCCTACAACCAAAGTGGACAGAGTACATCACCATTCAAAAAAGCTCGTATAGATTTGGTTAAATCATGGCCTCAATCGTACAGGAGAGGAGCAGGCGCAGGAGCAGGACAAGAGAAtgaaaacatcaacaatagaagccacaacaacaacaacagcagcagcagcagtagcagaGAAGGAAgtggaagagaaagaagaagaagcagaagaggaagaagaaagggaGGAGATTTAGGAGGAAGAGTAGGAAGATGTAATTCGGTAGGTGGAGATTTAGATAACATGCCATATATCACCGACTTTGATACGTCATATACATCCGATTCTAAAACAGATTTGGAAAGCTTACCTGATTTGaccgatgatgatgatgataacaACAATCTGCAATATTCACCTGAGGTAAcaccaacaaaacaaaaacataaaTTCATCTTTTTAGACGAGCCAcattttgagtttgagtttcaAAGGAAAAGCCTATATGAAGGACTACGTGCTTCGCAACGAGAGGTTGAACCATCAACACCGTCCATATTCGAAATCCCGGAAATTGTTCATCGCATAATAACGTACGTGGATGCACAAAACACCGTGCTTCCACATGAAGCTACTCCCGTGAGGAGAAAACCAATAAGCCACAACCATGCAATGCTTATCTATGGAAGCAAAAGACTAGCAGAACTAgcattgaaagaaaaagaagtggTTGAGTCTAATGATAGATACCTTAATAACCCTCTTTACAATTGCCTCTTGGTAAACAAACTATTCAATAAAATCACAAAACAGGTTTTGCTGCAGAAGTTCTactttgatgatgaaacaAGACTACAGAAATACATCATGTCCAAATTGgaggaaacaaaaggaGCTGACAACCATTACCGCCACCGccaccagcagcagcagcagcagcagcaacagcaacaacaacaacctcgtGTTTTCAATCTTCATAAAATATTTCGCTTAAAGCAATCAACGTTTAACTTTCTTAACCACCAAATGGATTTTAGCAAACTACGTTCGTTCCATCTCTTTATGTGTCCCAAAATTCAACCATCTTGGCAATTATTCACAAACGCATCAAATTTGACGGAAATTGTTATCACGGGAAACAAGGCAGTCGATGATACGTTTTGCTACAAAGTGAGTCAATTTTGTCAAAAGTTAGAATTGCTAGATTTAAGAGCATGCGAATTGATAACTGATTCTGGACTCTACAGCATATTTGAGAAAAATAAGAACTTGAAAGTTGTTAATGttggaagaaagaataagGGCCATTTAATTACGGACTCTTCATTGCATATTCTTGTCaggaacaacaaaagactTCACACATTGGGTCTTTCAGGATCATACGTCACAGACAGAGTACTTTGGGAAATTGCAGCACTTCCAGATCTTGCACGATTATCATTGAATAATTGCTGCCAAATAAGCAACCAGTGCATAACTTCCATTTTCACAACTAATACAACGGCCTTGCGCTATCTCAGCGTGCTTGAGTTACGTCATAATTTACAACTCATTGATTTAGCAGGTCTAATTGCGTACAAGAGAG includes these proteins:
- the AMN1 gene encoding Antagonist of MEN (Mitotic Exit Network) — encoded protein: MDIDANCCTSCHENPRLSKGSDYAEESYNQSGQSTSPFKKARIDLVKSWPQSYRRGAGAGAGQENENINNRSHNNNNSSSSSSREGSGRERRRSRRGRRKGGDLGGRVGRCNSVGGDLDNMPYITDFDTSYTSDSKTDLESLPDLTDDDDDNNNSQYSPEVTPTKQKHKFIFLDEPHFEFEFQRKSLYEGLRASQREVEPSTPSIFEIPEIVHRIITYVDAQNTVLPHEATPVRRKPISHNHAMLIYGSKRLAELALKEKEVVESNDRYLNNPLYNCLLVNKLFNKITKQVLSQKFYFDDETRLQKYIMSKLEETKGADNHYRHRHQQQQQQQQQQQQQPRVFNLHKIFRLKQSTFNFLNHQMDFSKLRSFHLFMCPKIQPSWQLFTNASNLTEIVITGNKAVDDTFCYKVSQFCQKLELLDLRACELITDSGLYSIFEKNKNLKVVNVGRKNKGHLITDSSLHILVRNNKRLHTLGLSGSYVTDRVLWEIAALPDLARLSLNNCCQISNQCITSIFTTNTTALRYLSVLELRHNLQLIDLAGLIAYKRAKDYGHEKTGIFFLLELCEELMYRYRIQELEIDRVMSQKIVNDINQFVHGDDTDLSLDQVSRLRRFHE